In one Candidatus Absconditicoccus praedator genomic region, the following are encoded:
- a CDS encoding adenylate kinase family protein, with the protein MKDIVLFGVQGSGKGTQAKKILNHFGDKISYFEAGNILRALKSKPNCLGEYVKNKIDNGELVSDDFISSMYRAFLSVISEENKIALVDGYPRKNLQMNHFLDSMSQAKRDYDVIYLELSKEKAIERLSSRRICNECGEVHSKLVDHIDSCKNCGSTNIVQREDDYPEAIETRLKLYYQETQPVIDYMESLGKLIKIDADQSPESVFESIIACLDKSSQ; encoded by the coding sequence ATGAAGGATATAGTACTTTTCTGAGTACAATGATCAGGTAAGTGAACGCAAGCAAAAAAAATATTAAATCACTTTGGAGACAAAATTTCTTATTTTGAAGCTGGAAATATATTGAGAGCTTTAAAGTCAAAGCCAAATTGTTTGTGAGAATATGTAAAAAATAAGATAGATAACTGAGAACTTGTGTCTGATGATTTTATATCTTCTATGTATAGAGCATTTTTATCAGTAATATCAGAAGAAAATAAAATAGCATTAGTTGATGGATATCCTAGAAAAAATTTACAGATGAATCATTTTCTAGATTCAATGAGTCAAGCCAAGAGAGATTATGATGTGATTTATCTTGAACTATCCAAAGAAAAAGCAATAGAAAGATTGTCATCAAGAAGAATTTGTAATGAATGCGGTGAAGTTCATTCTAAGCTAGTAGATCATATAGATAGTTGTAAAAATTGTGGCTCAACTAATATTGTTCAAAGAGAAGACGACTATCCTGAAGCTATAGAAACAAGACTAAAGCTTTATTATCAAGAAACCCAACCAGTTATTGATTATATGGAATCATTAGGAAAACTAATAAAAATAGATGCAGACCAGTCTCCAGAAAGTGTTTTTGAAAGTATAATTGCATGTTTAGATAAAAGCTCCCAGTAA
- the rpsI gene encoding 30S ribosomal protein S9, which yields MATKKKYEYGLGRRKQSTAMVKLYSGGKGNINIVRGDKKVSIKEFFGGNSHLLENALYGFHILGDSAKDRFDVEIKLSGGGIRGQAEAIKLALSRALVSYNSEYRTQLKPYGLLKRDSREKERKKYGFKKARKSPQRTKR from the coding sequence ATGGCAACAAAGAAAAAATATGAGTATGGTCTATGAAGAAGAAAACAATCAACAGCTATGGTAAAATTATATTCTGGCTGAAAGTGAAATATAAATATAGTAAGGTGAGATAAAAAAGTTTCAATAAAGGAGTTCTTTTGAGGGAATTCTCATCTTTTAGAAAATGCATTGTATTGATTTCATATTTTGTGAGATAGTGCAAAAGACAGATTTGATGTAGAAATAAAATTGTCTTGATGAGGAATAAGATGACAAGCAGAAGCAATAAAGCTTGCATTATCAAGAGCACTTGTTTCATATAATTCAGAATATAGAACTCAACTTAAGCCATACGGACTTTTGAAAAGAGATAGTAGAGAGAAAGAAAGGAAAAAATACTGATTCAAAAAAGCAAGGAAATCTCCTCAGCGGACAAAAAGATAG
- the rplM gene encoding 50S ribosomal protein L13: MEFTKNNLNTTLNVKPEFLEKNRKWYEVDASGQTLGRLAVRISKKLTGKEKAHHNDFWDSGDFVVVKNASKIHVTGDKLSQKKYYRYSGYKGNLKTMNLQELLEKHPERAIWYAVRGMIPKNKLRDRRMKRLKIFAGESNKYNYLNPEKIN; this comes from the coding sequence ATGGAGTTTACAAAAAATAATCTGAATACAACTCTAAATGTAAAACCTGAATTCTTAGAAAAAAATAGAAAATGGTATGAGGTGGATGCATCTTGACAAACATTGTGAAGATTGGCAGTGAGAATTAGTAAAAAGCTAACATGAAAAGAAAAAGCACATCACAATGATTTTTGGGATAGCGGAGATTTTGTAGTTGTTAAGAATGCTTCAAAAATACATGTAACTTGAGACAAATTAAGTCAAAAAAAATATTATAGATATTCAGGTTATAAATGAAATTTGAAGACAATGAACTTACAAGAACTTTTAGAAAAACATCCAGAAAGAGCAATTTGGTATGCAGTAAGAGGTATGATACCCAAAAATAAACTAAGAGATAGAAGAATGAAAAGGTTAAAAATTTTTGCTTGAGAGTCAAATAAGTATAATTATTTAAATCCTGAAAAAATTAACTAA
- a CDS encoding bL17 family ribosomal protein → MRHKYNKLKQVDTGIQKKEIVFRNMLTSLIKNGQIKTTPKRAKVLISTTDKFLSSLMGLFDKYEEKEVRRLAISKVKSYIMTRDEGKKVVDNLLPKYKEEGRKTGFTTTYKLGFRKGDGVEEVLVKLV, encoded by the coding sequence ATGAGACATAAGTATAATAAACTTAAGCAAGTAGATACCTGAATTCAAAAAAAAGAAATAGTATTTAGAAATATGCTAACTTCTTTGATAAAAAATGGGCAAATTAAAACAACTCCTAAAAGAGCAAAAGTTTTAATTAGTACAACAGACAAGTTTCTATCTTCTTTGATGGGGTTGTTCGACAAATACGAAGAAAAAGAAGTAAGAAGATTGGCAATATCAAAAGTTAAATCATATATAATGACAAGAGACGAATGAAAAAAAGTGGTAGATAACTTGTTGCCAAAATATAAAGAAGAGTGAAGAAAAACATGATTTACAACTACTTATAAGTTGTGATTTAGAAAGGGAGATGGTGTTGAGGAAGTTTTGGTAAAATTGGTTTAA
- a CDS encoding DNA-directed RNA polymerase subunit alpha C-terminal domain-containing protein: protein MLDVQNLIGKPKIYETKVDEYTSRFEVDYLPRGFGHSFGNAIRRAILGYNYGGAVTGIKIKGVPHEYEVVDGVKESVMDMLLNVKKLRFKIDENAERVQWHSQRFTGVGKYYSDSLKLPSGVEVLNENYYLFEITDPSVELIVDLRVEKGYGYYSIDYLRKRDENQEENDIGTILVDNDFRVVNYVTYDIEEHIDDFSGFSKDRLILELQTVSSKVSPKEILTFVGEVISSYANLLVFDESYIDKSLMSDYYDMSESLEESSSEQNVKTMPIDAIPLSERTRNALIKNKILYVEDLEKKKKSELLSMKGVGRKAVDEISESLEQIGKSLIG, encoded by the coding sequence ATGTTAGATGTGCAAAATTTAATTTGAAAACCTAAAATATACGAAACAAAGGTTGATGAATATACTTCAAGATTTGAGGTTGATTATCTACCAAGAGGTTTTTGACATTCTTTTGGGAATGCAATAAGAAGAGCAATATTGTGATACAATTATTGAGGTGCAGTTACATGAATAAAAATAAAGTGAGTACCTCATGAGTATGAAGTGGTTGATTGAGTAAAAGAGTCAGTTATGGACATGTTGCTAAATGTAAAAAAGCTTCGTTTTAAGATAGATGAAAATGCAGAAAGAGTACAATGGCATTCTCAAAGGTTTACTTGAGTATGAAAATATTATTCTGATTCGTTAAAACTTCCTTCTTGAGTAGAAGTTCTTAATGAAAACTATTATCTATTTGAGATAACTGATCCTTCTGTAGAACTAATTGTAGATCTAAGAGTTGAGAAATGATACGGGTATTATAGTATAGACTATCTAAGGAAAAGAGATGAAAATCAGGAAGAAAATGATATATGAACAATATTGGTAGACAATGATTTTAGGGTGGTTAATTATGTAACTTATGATATAGAAGAACATATAGATGACTTTTCATGATTTAGTAAAGATAGATTAATACTAGAATTACAAACAGTATCCTCAAAAGTGTCTCCAAAAGAAATTTTAACATTTGTATGAGAAGTGATTTCATCATATGCAAATCTATTGGTGTTTGATGAAAGTTATATAGACAAGTCCTTAATGTCTGATTATTATGACATGTCTGAAAGTTTAGAGGAATCTTCATCAGAACAAAACGTTAAAACCATGCCTATAGATGCTATTCCTCTTAGTGAAAGGACAAGAAATGCACTAATAAAAAATAAAATTTTGTATGTAGAAGATCTAGAAAAAAAGAAAAAATCAGAGCTTTTAAGTATGAAATGAGTTGGTAGAAAAGCTGTAGATGAGATATCAGAATCATTAGAACAGATTTGAAAGTCCTTGATATGATAA